The following are from one region of the Myxococcus stipitatus genome:
- a CDS encoding APC family permease, which produces MGRKTPRDRGVVDVLLGRPLKSTQESHEQVGVLAGVALLGLDALSSAAYGPEAALTVLRPLGSSGVSWLLPITLAIVCLLMVVATSYRQTIAAYPRGGGAYTVARENLGRRTGLLAGSALLLDYLLNVAVGLSAGVGAIVSAFPRLQAHTLGLALGLLVLLTLVNLRGAREAGALFLSPMVLFVGSLFTLVAVGVFRALTEGVGVAPVVAPPPLPPPAAGVGVWVILRTFASGCTAMTGVEAVSNAVPVFRAPSVRRARVTLTLIVALLVVLLVGISVLCRVFGVGATAPSGPGYQSVLSQLLAAVTGRGVFYYVAMCSILGVLALSANTSFAGFPRVCWLLAMDHYLPVAFVHRGRRLAYSRGILLLSVLAALLILATDAVTDRLIPLFAIGALLAFTLSQAGMVVYWSRHPRAPGWRWRRVVNGLGAVMTGLALAIVVVAKFAHGGWAAVLLIPLGVMLFSRIHAAYLRVRDATGLRRPLQAEPRHPLVAVVPMGRWSHASEAALRFALELSPDVRAVHVRTDDEDEPEGSLAREWAWYVERPARAADLPVPRLEEVDSPYRGLMQPLRDYVEALLAEDDRRTVVVVVPELLEPRWYRAVVYGRRSELVRSALLLSGTPRVVVVSVPWFLPAPGPRDVGPTPRAD; this is translated from the coding sequence ATGGGACGGAAGACGCCGCGCGACCGAGGTGTGGTGGACGTGCTCCTGGGCCGGCCCTTGAAGAGCACCCAGGAGTCCCACGAGCAGGTGGGCGTCCTGGCGGGCGTCGCGCTGCTGGGGCTGGATGCCCTGTCCTCGGCCGCGTATGGCCCGGAGGCCGCGCTCACGGTCCTGCGTCCGCTGGGCTCCTCGGGCGTGTCCTGGCTGCTGCCCATCACCCTCGCCATCGTCTGCCTGCTGATGGTGGTGGCGACGTCCTACCGACAGACGATCGCCGCGTACCCGCGAGGCGGTGGCGCGTACACCGTGGCGCGCGAGAACCTGGGGCGCCGCACGGGGCTGCTGGCCGGTTCCGCGCTGCTGCTGGACTACCTGCTCAACGTGGCGGTGGGGTTGTCCGCGGGCGTGGGCGCCATCGTCTCCGCGTTCCCCCGGCTGCAGGCCCATACCCTGGGGCTGGCGTTGGGACTGCTCGTGCTCCTGACGCTGGTCAACCTGCGGGGGGCCCGCGAGGCGGGCGCGCTGTTCCTGTCCCCGATGGTGCTGTTCGTCGGCTCGCTCTTCACGCTCGTCGCGGTGGGGGTGTTCCGCGCGCTCACCGAGGGGGTGGGCGTCGCGCCCGTGGTGGCGCCTCCGCCCCTTCCTCCTCCCGCGGCGGGCGTGGGCGTCTGGGTCATCCTGCGGACGTTCGCCAGCGGGTGCACGGCGATGACCGGCGTGGAGGCCGTCAGCAACGCGGTGCCCGTCTTCCGCGCGCCCTCCGTGCGCCGCGCGCGCGTGACGCTCACCCTCATCGTCGCGCTGCTCGTGGTGCTCCTGGTGGGCATCTCGGTGCTCTGTCGCGTCTTCGGCGTGGGGGCGACGGCGCCGTCGGGGCCCGGCTATCAGAGCGTGCTGTCGCAGCTGCTGGCGGCCGTCACGGGGCGAGGCGTCTTCTACTACGTGGCCATGTGCTCCATCCTGGGCGTGCTCGCGCTCTCCGCCAACACCAGCTTCGCGGGCTTCCCGAGGGTGTGCTGGCTGCTGGCGATGGACCACTACCTGCCCGTGGCCTTCGTCCACCGGGGGCGGAGGTTGGCGTACTCGCGCGGCATCCTCCTGTTGTCCGTGCTCGCCGCGCTGCTCATCCTCGCCACGGACGCCGTCACCGACCGGCTCATCCCGCTGTTCGCCATCGGGGCGCTGCTCGCCTTCACGCTCTCCCAGGCCGGCATGGTGGTGTACTGGAGCCGCCATCCGCGAGCACCGGGGTGGCGGTGGCGGCGGGTCGTCAACGGGCTGGGCGCGGTGATGACGGGCCTGGCGCTGGCCATCGTGGTGGTGGCGAAGTTCGCCCACGGGGGCTGGGCCGCGGTCCTCCTCATCCCGCTGGGGGTGATGCTGTTCAGCCGCATCCACGCGGCCTACCTCCGCGTGCGCGACGCGACCGGGTTGCGCCGGCCACTCCAGGCGGAGCCGCGCCATCCGCTGGTCGCCGTCGTACCGATGGGGCGCTGGTCCCATGCCTCCGAGGCGGCGCTGCGCTTCGCCCTGGAGCTGTCGCCGGACGTGCGCGCCGTCCACGTGCGCACCGACGACGAGGACGAGCCCGAGGGGTCGCTCGCCCGGGAGTGGGCCTGGTACGTCGAGCGCCCCGCACGCGCGGCGGACCTGCCCGTGCCGCGGCTGGAGGAGGTGGATTCCCCGTACCGTGGCCTGATGCAGCCCTTGCGAGACTACGTGGAAGCGCTGCTGGCCGAGGACGACCGCCGCACCGTCGTGGTGGTCGTCCCCGAGCTGCTCGAGCCCCGGTGGTACCGCGCCGTCGTGTACGGGCGCCGCTCCGAACTGGTGCGCAGCGCGTTGCTGCTGTCGGGCACCCCGCGTGTCGTCGTCGTCAGCGTCCCCTGGTTCCTGCCTGCTCCGGGGCCACGTGACGTCGGACCCACCCCGCGCGCCGACTGA
- a CDS encoding YncE family protein yields MNHRWLGVLLGGALWTPSVWAHDFRADKLVNGAKQAVVNDYPATLTFSFSAANIHPTLPSILLSAVDPLLLGCTFSPAPPQTVAVGDTLTYTCPFTLANREACLALGALDTNPSTPNVEVSFTNVFTIGWDSGSSQSGVNVRCDPEPLLQCDDTVFFSTASSSSGGLPVGPSRLYIFDPTTATLALQGESALPYNGLAFNHLNGFLYAISSDGVSPPNFVKVDAKGSAQVVAPLVSGAADTALWGAGAILADGTYLGFEVSSNHMVRVNTTTGATISDLVVGTPETFRVRDIAVNPINGLIYGFNSATQRLTTIDPLSGAYLDFVLPSTIDGVLSVGNYMVSAIFTFDGRLFFYGTTNANNSLANTFYAANLVTGALTTIKTGPETQFGDGATCAFSLPPEEKPDPTRGRGFFGSSEKALGECLAQGPIRMGSLGRVGSVKEALGVLWANPEVAADGSVRGDLANLKVKVARELVTATCNERFFGTALPEGLRRLTVFEVPTRPVLEKMLLQLETYNDSGMRTAVPLSKDIWELDPMWGVENAEEPRF; encoded by the coding sequence ATGAATCACAGATGGTTGGGAGTCCTGCTGGGAGGGGCGCTCTGGACGCCGAGCGTCTGGGCACACGACTTCCGTGCGGACAAGCTGGTCAATGGCGCGAAGCAGGCGGTGGTCAACGACTATCCGGCGACGCTGACCTTCTCGTTCAGCGCGGCGAACATCCACCCGACGCTGCCCTCGATCCTGCTCTCGGCGGTGGACCCGCTGCTGCTGGGGTGCACCTTCTCACCGGCGCCGCCCCAGACGGTCGCCGTGGGAGACACGCTCACCTATACGTGTCCGTTCACCCTGGCGAACCGGGAGGCCTGTCTCGCGCTGGGCGCGCTGGACACGAACCCGTCGACGCCGAACGTGGAGGTGAGCTTCACCAACGTGTTCACCATTGGCTGGGACAGTGGGTCGAGCCAGTCGGGCGTGAACGTGCGGTGCGATCCGGAGCCCCTCCTCCAATGCGACGACACGGTGTTCTTCTCGACCGCGTCCTCTTCCAGCGGAGGCCTGCCGGTGGGACCGTCGCGGCTCTACATCTTCGACCCGACCACCGCGACGCTCGCGCTCCAGGGAGAGAGCGCGCTGCCGTACAACGGCCTCGCGTTCAACCATCTCAACGGCTTCCTGTATGCGATTTCGTCGGATGGGGTGTCGCCGCCCAACTTCGTCAAGGTGGACGCCAAGGGGTCGGCGCAGGTCGTCGCCCCGCTCGTCTCGGGCGCGGCGGACACCGCCTTGTGGGGCGCTGGCGCCATCCTCGCGGATGGTACGTACCTGGGGTTCGAGGTCTCGAGCAACCACATGGTGCGGGTCAACACCACGACGGGTGCCACCATCTCCGACCTGGTGGTGGGGACGCCAGAGACGTTCCGCGTGCGGGACATCGCCGTCAATCCCATCAATGGCCTCATCTATGGCTTCAACTCCGCCACCCAGCGACTGACCACCATCGACCCGCTCAGCGGCGCGTACCTGGACTTCGTCCTTCCGTCGACCATCGATGGCGTGTTGTCGGTGGGCAACTACATGGTCTCCGCCATCTTCACGTTCGATGGGCGGTTGTTCTTCTACGGAACGACGAACGCGAACAACAGCCTGGCGAACACCTTCTACGCGGCGAACCTGGTCACTGGCGCGCTCACCACGATAAAGACGGGCCCGGAGACGCAGTTCGGGGACGGCGCGACCTGTGCCTTCAGCCTGCCACCCGAGGAGAAGCCGGATCCGACCCGGGGCCGGGGCTTCTTCGGCTCGAGCGAGAAGGCGCTGGGCGAATGTCTCGCGCAGGGCCCCATCCGGATGGGAAGTCTAGGACGCGTGGGTTCGGTGAAGGAGGCGCTGGGCGTGTTGTGGGCCAATCCGGAGGTCGCCGCCGATGGCTCGGTTCGCGGCGACCTGGCGAACCTGAAGGTGAAGGTCGCGCGCGAGCTGGTGACGGCCACCTGCAACGAGCGCTTCTTCGGCACCGCGCTGCCCGAGGGCCTGCGCAGGCTGACCGTGTTCGAGGTGCCCACCCGGCCCGTGCTCGAGAAGATGCTCCTTCAGCTGGAGACCTACAACGATTCGGGCATGAGGACGGCGGTGCCGTTGAGCAAGGACATCTGGGAGCTGGACCCGATGTGGGGAGTCGAGAACGCCGAGGAGCCGCGGTTCTGA
- a CDS encoding serine/threonine-protein kinase, translating to MSRASWVGTLLGDKYQLRRRIGVGSMGIVYEAEQLDQGDAVAIKVLQQHLAPDPAVRARFRREAHATVGLSNPHLVAVKDFQSPPDDLPYLVMELLHGQTLQLLLKHEGPMSVERAARLAVQGLSALRVAHEAGVVHRDIKPDNLFVMPMEMGDTLKLLDFGVARLLHEDDTALGTEAGAWVGTPSFMAPEQVRCKPADARTDIYAMGACLYQMVTGRLPIEVQDTVALLSAIIERVPTPVTTYRPEIPEAFSKVVDRALHKDPARRFASAAEMAEALAPWIARQTLPVVALDTEAASAPQAPATSATTSEEVAAASESVPSTGASLALDAPRPSLPEATAAGPAPVAASPLEPRITAWSMDDDEATVNGRLHRSHAHGTAGGVPEPRDAQGPTPPSPSLNAASDTAPSEEVSTRRDAPLPISEEAPALAASDASLSASMEATSTPVARTEPEGLAMAVVANEAPDANTSARSTSIPLPSPIHIGSASDDDDATVIGVAGLAPATSGAILVGSSSDDGDDATVIGRPAGHVLASSVGNALTTADTHDRGPSLAPSGNTSLEDANAKPKHQAGADSPVLVGSASDDDDDATAIGVPEGMARDSSPVLVGSASDDDDDDATAIGAPASQARAPSPSPIGSSSDDDDDDATVIELSPEPAQRAARTSGSVATREPAQRARPRTATTRQPPNAEATRGRATESSTIPSEAPRPRRATLTRNLLLGATLLGIVAGGLLLWL from the coding sequence ATGAGTCGCGCATCCTGGGTCGGGACCTTACTGGGAGACAAGTATCAGCTCCGCCGGCGAATCGGCGTGGGCTCGATGGGTATCGTCTACGAGGCCGAGCAGCTCGACCAGGGTGACGCGGTCGCCATCAAGGTTCTCCAGCAGCACCTCGCCCCCGACCCGGCGGTGCGCGCGCGCTTCCGCCGCGAGGCCCACGCCACGGTGGGCCTGTCGAATCCACACCTGGTGGCGGTGAAGGACTTCCAGTCGCCGCCGGACGACCTGCCCTATCTCGTGATGGAGCTGCTGCACGGGCAGACGCTGCAGCTGCTGCTGAAGCACGAGGGCCCGATGTCCGTCGAGCGCGCGGCGCGGCTCGCGGTCCAGGGCCTGTCCGCGCTGCGGGTGGCGCACGAGGCCGGAGTCGTGCACCGCGATATTAAGCCGGACAACCTCTTCGTCATGCCGATGGAGATGGGGGACACGCTGAAGCTGCTGGACTTCGGCGTCGCGCGGTTGCTCCACGAGGACGACACCGCGCTGGGAACCGAGGCGGGCGCCTGGGTGGGGACCCCGTCCTTCATGGCGCCCGAGCAGGTGCGCTGCAAGCCCGCGGACGCGCGCACGGACATCTACGCGATGGGCGCGTGCCTGTATCAGATGGTGACGGGGCGGTTGCCCATCGAGGTCCAGGACACGGTGGCGTTGCTCTCCGCCATCATCGAGCGCGTGCCCACGCCGGTGACCACGTACCGCCCGGAGATTCCGGAGGCGTTCTCGAAGGTGGTGGATCGGGCGCTGCACAAGGACCCGGCACGGCGCTTCGCGAGCGCGGCGGAGATGGCCGAGGCGCTCGCTCCCTGGATCGCCCGTCAGACACTCCCGGTCGTCGCCCTCGACACGGAGGCCGCGTCCGCGCCCCAGGCGCCCGCGACCTCCGCCACGACCTCGGAGGAGGTCGCCGCCGCTTCTGAATCCGTTCCATCGACAGGGGCCTCGCTGGCCCTCGACGCTCCCCGTCCCTCCCTGCCGGAAGCGACCGCAGCGGGGCCCGCTCCAGTGGCGGCCTCGCCTCTGGAGCCACGCATCACCGCCTGGTCGATGGACGATGACGAGGCCACGGTCAACGGACGGCTCCACCGCTCACACGCACACGGCACGGCGGGGGGAGTCCCCGAGCCGCGGGATGCACAGGGCCCGACTCCTCCGTCTCCGTCCCTCAACGCCGCGTCCGACACCGCGCCTTCGGAGGAGGTCTCCACTCGGCGGGACGCACCGCTCCCAATCTCCGAGGAGGCCCCGGCCCTTGCGGCATCCGATGCGTCCCTCAGCGCATCGATGGAGGCGACATCGACGCCCGTGGCACGAACGGAGCCCGAGGGGCTCGCGATGGCGGTGGTTGCGAACGAAGCCCCCGACGCCAATACGAGCGCGCGGTCCACGAGCATCCCCCTGCCCTCCCCGATTCACATCGGGAGCGCCTCGGACGACGACGACGCCACCGTCATCGGCGTGGCGGGGCTCGCGCCCGCGACCTCCGGCGCGATCCTCGTCGGAAGTTCGTCCGACGATGGCGACGACGCCACCGTCATCGGACGCCCCGCGGGGCACGTCCTCGCCTCGAGTGTCGGTAACGCCCTGACCACGGCCGACACCCACGACCGTGGTCCCAGCCTCGCTCCCAGCGGAAACACTTCGCTCGAGGATGCGAACGCCAAACCCAAGCATCAGGCCGGCGCCGACAGTCCAGTCCTCGTGGGTAGCGCTTCGGACGATGACGACGACGCCACCGCCATCGGCGTCCCCGAAGGGATGGCCCGTGACTCCAGCCCGGTCCTCGTCGGGAGCGCTTCGGACGATGACGACGACGACGCGACCGCCATCGGCGCCCCCGCGAGCCAGGCTCGGGCCCCTAGCCCGAGCCCCATCGGAAGCTCGTCGGACGATGACGACGATGACGCCACCGTCATCGAGCTGTCTCCCGAGCCCGCGCAGCGCGCCGCACGCACCTCGGGCTCGGTGGCGACCCGCGAGCCCGCGCAGCGAGCACGGCCCCGGACAGCCACGACCCGGCAGCCTCCGAACGCGGAGGCAACGCGCGGGCGGGCAACGGAGTCCTCCACTATTCCCTCCGAGGCCCCGCGTCCCCGGAGGGCCACGCTTACGCGCAACCTCCTGCTCGGCGCGACCCTGCTGGGAATCGTCGCGGGGGGCCTCCTGCTCTGGCTTTGA
- a CDS encoding NADP-dependent oxidoreductase, with protein sequence MKAIVMTGYGDVDRLELQDMPEPAVGPGDVKVQVKAASVNPIDWKIRKGGRQGFIPVKFPYVPGRDAAGEVVEVGRDVKRFKVGDQVMGLVNGGYAERVVAPAEAWAPVPASLDTRDAAALPLVSLTGTQLMEEGVDPARGDTVLVTGAVGSVGRAAIHAARRRGAKVWAGVRRKQKGEAAHLGVDGVVAIDDPADLDGLPPLDAIADTVGGETTERLLPRLKAGGTIGSVVGEPPGAKARGFQVRSILGHADGKRLAQLGEDVARGELAIPIARRFPLKDAREAQQAAEHGAQGKVLLTP encoded by the coding sequence ATGAAGGCCATCGTCATGACGGGCTATGGAGACGTCGACCGGCTGGAGCTCCAGGACATGCCCGAGCCCGCCGTGGGTCCCGGCGACGTGAAGGTCCAGGTCAAGGCGGCGAGCGTCAACCCCATCGACTGGAAGATTCGCAAGGGAGGACGGCAGGGCTTCATCCCCGTGAAGTTCCCCTATGTCCCGGGCCGCGACGCCGCGGGCGAGGTCGTCGAGGTGGGCCGCGACGTCAAGCGCTTCAAGGTGGGCGACCAGGTCATGGGGTTGGTCAACGGCGGCTACGCGGAGCGCGTGGTGGCGCCCGCGGAGGCCTGGGCGCCCGTGCCCGCGTCACTCGACACGCGCGACGCCGCGGCCCTGCCCCTGGTGTCCCTGACGGGCACCCAGCTCATGGAGGAGGGCGTGGACCCGGCGCGCGGTGACACGGTGCTCGTCACCGGCGCGGTGGGCAGCGTGGGCCGCGCGGCCATCCACGCCGCGCGCCGACGCGGCGCGAAGGTGTGGGCGGGCGTGCGTCGCAAGCAGAAGGGCGAGGCGGCCCACCTCGGGGTCGATGGCGTGGTGGCCATCGACGACCCGGCCGACCTCGACGGGCTGCCACCGCTCGACGCCATCGCCGACACCGTGGGAGGAGAGACCACGGAGCGGCTGCTGCCCCGGCTCAAGGCGGGAGGGACCATCGGCAGCGTCGTGGGCGAACCGCCTGGCGCCAAGGCGCGCGGCTTCCAGGTACGCTCCATCCTCGGCCACGCGGACGGCAAGCGTCTGGCCCAGCTGGGCGAGGACGTGGCCCGAGGCGAGCTGGCCATCCCTATCGCCAGGCGCTTCCCCCTCAAGGACGCCCGCGAGGCCCAGCAGGCCGCGGAGCACGGCGCGCAGGGCAAGGTCCTCCTGACCCCCTGA
- a CDS encoding DUF6766 family protein yields the protein MAKRRGFLREHRLPLVLTGAFLLFWFGQSVAGFLHNNAEQEEHGQPPSPSFESFQNWQSEFLSVAALTVLSIWPREKGRPESKPVNAPHSRPGK from the coding sequence ATGGCGAAGCGGCGGGGCTTCCTACGGGAGCACCGCCTCCCCCTCGTGTTGACGGGCGCGTTCCTCCTCTTCTGGTTCGGCCAGAGCGTCGCGGGCTTCCTCCACAACAACGCCGAACAGGAGGAGCACGGCCAGCCCCCATCACCCTCGTTCGAGTCGTTCCAGAACTGGCAGAGCGAGTTCCTCTCCGTCGCCGCCCTCACGGTGCTGTCCATCTGGCCTCGCGAGAAGGGCCGCCCGGAGTCCAAGCCCGTCAACGCGCCCCACTCGCGGCCGGGCAAGTAG
- a CDS encoding calmodulin, with translation MATATRFAFTQPSSPGTEFIIELTDEKTIAHARRILAGEEKNAIHVHGRIIKRTQPYNPRFSFHLDPATIRFFEVAIEVCDANMVYVEDHLDEAGGAFLPGGHWCPWDSKISREVT, from the coding sequence ATGGCCACGGCCACCCGCTTCGCCTTCACGCAGCCCAGCTCGCCCGGAACGGAGTTCATCATCGAACTGACGGACGAGAAGACCATCGCCCACGCGCGGCGCATCCTCGCCGGCGAGGAGAAGAACGCCATCCACGTCCACGGGCGCATCATCAAGCGGACGCAGCCCTACAACCCGAGGTTCTCGTTCCACCTCGACCCGGCGACCATCCGGTTCTTCGAGGTCGCCATCGAGGTCTGCGACGCGAACATGGTCTACGTCGAGGACCACCTCGACGAGGCGGGCGGCGCGTTCCTGCCGGGCGGCCACTGGTGCCCGTGGGACTCCAAGATCTCGCGCGAGGTCACGTAG
- a CDS encoding SDR family oxidoreductase, with protein sequence MKTQTPKVALVTGASRGIGAAVARRLAREGFSVVINYAASAEPAEALVRDIEQAGGEARAAKADVSRTEEVRRLFDAAETAFGGVDVLVNNAGIMRLSSIAETDDASFERQVSINLRGTFNTLREAAARLRRGGRIINFSSSVVGLLQPTYAVYAATKAGVEAMTSVFAKELRGRDITVNAIAPGPTATELFLDGKSPELVDRLAKLAPLERLGQPDDIAAAVAFLAGPDAGWINGQVLRANGGII encoded by the coding sequence ATGAAGACGCAGACTCCGAAGGTTGCCCTCGTGACGGGCGCCTCGCGCGGCATCGGCGCCGCTGTCGCCCGGCGGCTCGCCCGGGAAGGTTTCTCGGTCGTCATCAACTACGCGGCGAGCGCGGAGCCCGCGGAGGCGCTGGTTCGCGACATCGAGCAGGCGGGCGGCGAGGCGCGGGCCGCGAAGGCGGACGTCAGCCGGACGGAGGAGGTGCGCAGGCTGTTCGACGCGGCGGAGACGGCCTTCGGTGGTGTGGACGTGCTGGTCAACAACGCGGGCATCATGCGGCTGTCGAGCATCGCGGAGACGGACGACGCCTCGTTCGAGCGACAGGTCTCCATCAACCTGAGGGGCACGTTCAACACGCTGCGGGAGGCGGCGGCGCGGCTGCGCCGGGGCGGGCGCATCATCAACTTCTCGTCGAGCGTGGTGGGCCTGCTCCAGCCGACCTACGCCGTCTATGCGGCCACCAAGGCGGGGGTCGAGGCGATGACGAGCGTGTTCGCCAAGGAGCTGCGAGGCCGCGACATCACCGTCAACGCGATCGCGCCGGGACCCACCGCCACGGAGCTGTTCCTCGACGGCAAGTCGCCGGAGCTGGTCGACCGGCTGGCGAAGCTGGCGCCCCTGGAGCGCCTGGGGCAGCCCGACGACATCGCCGCCGCGGTCGCCTTCCTGGCCGGTCCGGACGCCGGGTGGATCAACGGCCAGGTGCTGCGCGCCAATGGCGGCATCATCTGA
- a CDS encoding WD40 repeat domain-containing protein, which translates to MKTTRALILPGKTPRIWHAELDGARLAITSGTAKKPSTKEETFEQEHEAEDKFTSELLKKLRGGYVLDGAQGGLVAQFSSTTTGISSVSPDGETVWEVDDPSGVPTARVFTRSGQLLATHDLRALGIPQDLVADVVALSKDAALIACASTEVWKLDGTSLRVFASVEGCSGRLRMGGDRVLLRGHRARITLLDLEGNVVTSLENVEACALSDDGRYLATCARDAGELIVWNAKDGTEVRRCSLGEGRGVHDVAINAEHVAALWSYFPASSRRSTQAFSIETGEQVMPQVFPGFDTIGSREALTSTGFVVGFGTFYTGEDATPVREYVEFTRVGSSHGVHVASGGRFVLMRNKRGIVAVWDTTQLPREPPKVESRPKSKLPAPSTDWGGPKSPVPVVTDDALIIPFEHAPDGGGKELPGGLIYSSFADEVSTFVDCTSWPPRTSSRMHVFGAARTASGLFVLQHRDGLWLTRDFAERGKFVPLPRYAEVVGVLGEDPIIFDSDGLVPPLIWRGGEWKEVTGLHDIDAAGGTGAVNLSDGFGFITFRDAAWRVDEQQRATKLFDMRDVNASWAFPTIDGRFVSPLPEGKLVFFTREGHRLVIDMKEKRKVSLGVRPMPGPNRSLLVTYGGSYGKNKTEFIGARISLSGGRPTPLRRADFGLDAEDEVADLFMCGDEVLAYVEGNVFHRLRRNP; encoded by the coding sequence ATGAAGACGACGCGCGCGCTGATTCTCCCAGGCAAGACCCCACGCATCTGGCATGCCGAGCTCGATGGAGCGCGCCTCGCCATCACCAGCGGTACGGCGAAGAAACCGTCGACGAAAGAAGAGACTTTCGAGCAGGAGCATGAGGCAGAGGACAAGTTCACCTCCGAGCTGCTCAAGAAGCTGCGTGGTGGGTATGTGCTCGATGGGGCCCAGGGGGGACTCGTCGCGCAGTTCAGTTCGACCACGACCGGCATCTCGAGCGTGTCGCCCGATGGCGAAACCGTGTGGGAGGTCGACGACCCCTCCGGCGTGCCGACGGCGAGGGTCTTCACGCGTTCGGGTCAATTGCTCGCGACGCATGACCTGCGCGCGCTCGGCATCCCCCAGGACCTGGTCGCTGATGTGGTGGCCTTGTCGAAAGACGCGGCGCTCATCGCGTGCGCCTCGACCGAGGTGTGGAAGCTCGACGGCACGAGCCTGCGCGTGTTCGCGAGCGTGGAGGGATGCTCCGGCCGCCTTCGCATGGGCGGAGATCGCGTGCTGCTGCGGGGGCACCGCGCACGAATCACGCTGCTCGACCTCGAAGGCAATGTCGTCACCTCGCTCGAGAACGTGGAGGCGTGCGCTCTGAGCGACGATGGTCGGTACCTCGCGACGTGCGCGCGCGACGCGGGCGAGCTCATCGTGTGGAATGCGAAGGACGGCACCGAGGTACGTCGTTGCTCGCTCGGTGAGGGCCGCGGCGTGCACGACGTTGCCATCAACGCGGAGCACGTCGCCGCCCTGTGGAGCTACTTCCCGGCCTCGTCGCGTCGCTCGACCCAGGCGTTCTCCATCGAGACCGGAGAGCAGGTGATGCCGCAGGTCTTCCCTGGATTCGACACCATCGGGAGCAGGGAGGCGCTCACGTCCACGGGCTTCGTCGTCGGCTTCGGCACGTTCTACACGGGCGAAGACGCCACGCCCGTGCGGGAGTACGTCGAGTTTACACGGGTGGGGTCTTCGCACGGCGTGCACGTCGCGTCGGGCGGTCGCTTCGTGCTCATGCGGAACAAGAGGGGCATCGTCGCGGTGTGGGACACCACGCAACTCCCGCGCGAACCGCCGAAGGTCGAATCCCGACCGAAGTCAAAGCTGCCCGCGCCGTCGACTGACTGGGGGGGGCCGAAGTCACCGGTGCCCGTTGTCACCGACGACGCGCTGATCATTCCGTTCGAACATGCCCCGGATGGTGGCGGGAAGGAGCTCCCCGGAGGACTCATCTACAGCTCATTCGCCGACGAGGTGTCGACCTTCGTGGACTGCACGTCCTGGCCGCCGCGCACGTCGTCACGCATGCATGTTTTTGGCGCCGCGCGAACGGCGAGCGGTCTCTTCGTGTTGCAGCACCGCGACGGCCTGTGGCTCACGCGTGACTTCGCCGAGCGCGGGAAATTTGTGCCCCTTCCTCGCTACGCGGAAGTCGTCGGGGTTCTTGGCGAGGACCCGATCATCTTCGATTCCGACGGCCTCGTGCCGCCGCTGATCTGGCGCGGCGGCGAGTGGAAGGAAGTCACCGGGCTTCACGACATCGACGCAGCGGGAGGCACTGGCGCCGTCAACCTGAGCGATGGCTTCGGTTTCATCACCTTTCGCGACGCCGCCTGGCGGGTCGATGAGCAGCAGCGCGCGACGAAGTTGTTCGACATGCGCGATGTGAACGCGTCGTGGGCGTTCCCGACCATCGATGGACGCTTCGTGAGCCCGCTCCCCGAAGGGAAGCTCGTCTTCTTCACGCGTGAAGGGCACCGACTCGTCATCGACATGAAGGAGAAGAGGAAGGTGAGCCTCGGCGTGCGCCCCATGCCGGGGCCGAACCGCTCACTCCTGGTCACCTATGGGGGGAGTTACGGCAAGAACAAGACGGAGTTCATCGGCGCCCGGATTTCGCTCTCCGGCGGCAGGCCCACTCCACTCAGGCGCGCCGACTTCGGCCTCGACGCCGAGGACGAGGTCGCCGATCTCTTCATGTGTGGTGATGAGGTGCTGGCCTACGTCGAAGGCAACGTGTTCCACCGGCTGCGACGCAATCCCTGA